Proteins from a single region of Paenibacillus sp. BIHB 4019:
- a CDS encoding TraB/GumN family protein, translating into MKKISALIMSLFVAFSLFTPVHAAEKPISVIINGSEVKFDNFEPVIEKGSTLVPMRPILEELDAKVVWNKSTQTVTATKEGVDLSLQIGNKTATVNGEKKQLEVAPKTIKNVTYIPLRFIGEAVGYQVDWSKALRTITFTVKVNAEGSKGFLWKVEKNGNTVYLLGSIHVAKDSMYPLRPEIEEAFKTAQHLAVEVDLTKLDATALQTYANKLGTYSDGTTLKDHVSAETYAKIVALLKANKLPENAFDPYKPWAVTQTIAALQMQGTGYETSNGIDLYFTEKANKANVPVISLETAEGQLSMFDRFSDALQEKQLVEALDAVSQQAPSESTGIDALTDMWVSGSDDVLVSMTEEVAKEPEYYNALIKDRNKGMTDQVKGFLNGTDKSTYFVVVGVLHMLGPDGIVTMLEKDGFTVERQ; encoded by the coding sequence ATGAAAAAAATTAGTGCTTTAATCATGTCATTATTTGTAGCTTTTTCCCTGTTTACTCCTGTACATGCGGCTGAGAAGCCAATAAGCGTCATTATTAATGGCAGCGAAGTCAAATTTGACAATTTCGAGCCTGTTATTGAAAAGGGCAGCACGCTCGTGCCTATGCGTCCGATATTGGAAGAGCTTGATGCGAAGGTCGTGTGGAACAAAAGCACGCAAACGGTAACCGCTACCAAAGAGGGCGTAGACCTGTCGCTGCAAATTGGCAACAAAACGGCTACGGTCAACGGCGAGAAAAAACAGCTTGAAGTAGCTCCAAAAACAATCAAAAATGTAACGTACATTCCGCTGCGTTTCATTGGTGAGGCAGTTGGCTATCAAGTAGACTGGAGCAAAGCGCTTCGCACGATTACGTTCACAGTTAAGGTCAATGCCGAAGGCAGCAAAGGCTTCCTGTGGAAAGTAGAAAAGAACGGCAATACGGTTTACTTGCTTGGTTCGATTCACGTGGCAAAAGACAGCATGTATCCGCTTCGCCCGGAAATTGAAGAGGCATTCAAAACCGCACAGCATCTCGCAGTAGAAGTAGACTTGACTAAGCTGGATGCAACTGCATTGCAAACTTATGCAAACAAACTGGGTACTTACTCGGATGGCACGACGCTGAAGGATCATGTCTCTGCTGAAACATATGCGAAAATCGTTGCCTTGTTGAAGGCTAATAAATTGCCGGAAAATGCATTTGATCCTTATAAGCCTTGGGCAGTAACGCAAACTATTGCTGCGCTGCAAATGCAGGGTACTGGCTATGAGACTAGCAATGGCATAGATCTTTATTTTACAGAAAAAGCGAATAAAGCGAATGTCCCTGTCATTTCCCTTGAGACAGCAGAAGGCCAGTTGTCCATGTTTGATCGTTTTTCGGATGCATTGCAGGAGAAGCAGCTGGTTGAAGCTCTAGATGCAGTAAGCCAGCAAGCACCTTCGGAGTCTACAGGCATTGATGCTTTAACGGATATGTGGGTAAGCGGCAGCGATGATGTCCTCGTTTCAATGACAGAAGAGGTTGCCAAAGAGCCTGAATATTACAATGCTTTGATTAAAGACCGCAATAAAGGCATGACGGATCAAGTAAAAGGGTTTTTGAACGGCACTGATAAATCGACCTATTTTGTAGTAGTAGGAGTATTGCATATGTTGGGCCCTGACGGTATCGTGACGATGCTTGAGAAAGATGGTTTTACCGTTGAAAGACAGTAG
- a CDS encoding trypsin-like peptidase domain-containing protein — protein sequence MKKIVFFILMISLFIPSATTSYAAEGKWKVYLDGTELTFSNSPFVSEGTTLVPFRNLFEALGATISYNGKTKTINAKKDSTEIILTINNPIAYSNGASFKLNVAPKAISGVTYVPLRFVSETLGYGIEVKSKKIYLNAGNATAPTTETPAPTTTPAPTPTPTDPAKTQDMTIEQIGELSDRVVYIEVVDQNNKAIASGSGVIVGAKGEIITNYHVIEGAHKAVIYTSDEAKYVSSTVLNADKDRDLALIKIDSSNLNLPTVTIGDSSKLKLGESVVAIGSPLGFTNSLTSGVVSTKSRTVDGQNYIQISTPIDHGSSGGALFNLRGELVGITTALVESSAAINLAIPSTDVSTFLKKPQQSKSYTAAAPGETSSGSTQSATAKQIENFLNDEYSYLTQDGLDLEFTWFVSYSEDTKNILIGGAITDVADYSSLMKMQKKDDMVIPDLMYYIAEELHDNLNVEKAVVGLYLDTYSKTYPSAYPSESIEREGSGYRVFHNFIFGMFDYKEKRMYYSLDIYGDKDLESIRI from the coding sequence GTGAAGAAAATAGTATTTTTTATCCTTATGATTTCGTTATTTATTCCAAGTGCTACAACAAGTTATGCAGCAGAAGGGAAATGGAAAGTATATTTGGATGGTACAGAGCTGACATTCAGCAATTCTCCATTTGTTAGTGAAGGCACGACGCTAGTGCCCTTCCGCAATTTATTTGAAGCTTTAGGGGCAACGATTAGCTACAATGGCAAAACCAAAACGATCAATGCCAAAAAAGATAGCACAGAAATTATTTTAACGATCAATAATCCGATAGCTTATTCAAATGGGGCTTCCTTTAAATTAAATGTGGCACCTAAGGCAATATCGGGTGTAACGTATGTGCCGCTTCGTTTTGTAAGTGAAACGTTAGGGTATGGCATTGAAGTGAAAAGCAAAAAAATATATTTGAATGCTGGCAATGCAACGGCGCCAACGACGGAAACGCCTGCTCCGACCACTACGCCGGCACCTACCCCAACCCCTACCGATCCTGCGAAAACGCAAGATATGACGATTGAGCAAATAGGCGAGCTGTCCGACCGGGTAGTGTATATTGAGGTAGTCGATCAAAATAATAAAGCAATCGCAAGCGGCAGCGGCGTAATTGTCGGTGCAAAAGGTGAAATTATAACCAATTATCATGTTATCGAAGGAGCTCATAAAGCGGTCATTTATACAAGTGATGAAGCAAAATATGTATCCAGCACTGTTTTGAATGCTGATAAGGATAGAGACCTGGCTTTGATCAAAATAGATTCGTCTAATTTGAACTTGCCCACCGTTACAATCGGCGATTCCTCAAAGCTGAAATTGGGCGAATCGGTCGTGGCGATCGGATCGCCGCTAGGCTTTACGAACTCGCTCACTTCCGGCGTAGTGAGTACGAAGAGCAGAACGGTCGACGGCCAAAATTATATCCAAATTTCTACGCCTATCGATCATGGCAGCAGCGGCGGAGCCTTATTTAACTTGAGGGGCGAGCTAGTGGGCATTACAACTGCGCTTGTCGAAAGTTCTGCGGCCATTAATTTAGCGATTCCTTCTACGGATGTAAGCACATTTTTGAAGAAGCCTCAGCAATCTAAATCTTATACTGCGGCAGCACCAGGAGAAACATCGTCTGGAAGTACACAATCTGCAACGGCAAAGCAAATTGAAAATTTTCTGAATGATGAGTATAGCTACTTGACCCAGGATGGTTTAGATCTTGAGTTCACTTGGTTTGTTTCGTATTCTGAGGATACCAAGAACATATTAATTGGTGGAGCCATTACGGATGTTGCTGATTATTCCAGCTTGATGAAAATGCAAAAAAAGGATGATATGGTTATACCGGATCTGATGTATTATATTGCGGAAGAGCTGCACGATAACTTGAATGTGGAAAAAGCAGTTGTCGGTTTATACCTCGATACGTATTCAAAAACCTATCCTAGCGCTTACCCTTCCGAATCCATTGAAAGAGAAGGATCGGGGTACCGCGTATTCCATAATTTTATATTCGGAATGTTCGATTATAAAGAAAAGAGAATGTATTACTCATTAGATATTTACGGGGATAAAGATCTAGAAAGCATCCGGATTTAA